GCGATTCAACTGGCTTTTCCATGGTGAGCTGAACGCGCCGCTCCTCCCCGGCCTTGATGCCCACAAGCTGCGCCGTGATCTCTTCCCCGTCCTTTAATTCCAGAACCCGGTCCTCCAGCCGCTGCCCCAGGATCGGCACACCGGACACATCCAATTCCTGCAGATCGGCGATGACGAAATGGCCGGCCTGCGCTTCACCCTCCACATTATAGACCATGGCGTTCTGTCGGCGCATGACCTCCAACGTCTGCGCCACATCGTCCTCGGATACGGAAAAAATATATCGATCCACCGACAATCCCTGATAGTCGGGCGCCGGAATCACCGGACGAACGTCGAATTGAAATTCAAACGTAAGCCCCTGCTGCTCATCAAAGTGAAGGTTGACCAGCTCCGGCGAATCGAGCAGATCGAATTCATTTTCCTTGAAAATGGTCTGATACGCTTCAGAGATGAAAGGACGGAACACATCCGCTTCCACCTGTTTGCCGTACATCTTTTTCACCAGGTGGGTCGGCACTCTACCCTTGCGAAATCCCTCCAAGCGAATATTTTTCAGCTCCGCGTACTTGGCATCCAGCTCCGGTTTGACCTGCTCCGGCGGCACGTGGACGCTGATCACATGGTGCCAGTTTTCTTCACGTTGAATCTGATAGTCCAAAATCTACCTCGTAGGGAAAGTGTGTTTCGGGAACAAGGGCGCCTCCCACCCTAAAAAAAACCGAGCGCCGGCTGAAGCAAACACACCCGAAACCGTTTGCTGTGCAAAAGTCCATGGGCATCGGCTGGTGCGAGAGGGGGGACTCGAACCCCCAAGTCTTTGGGACACTAGATCCTAAGTCTAGCGCGTCTGCCAATTCCGCCACTCTCGCTCGAATGGATTATCAATTTATCCATTTTTCGGTTGAATGTCAAACGCTTTTTCCGCTGCGGCGGGATCCGGCGGCTGCTCCTGCAGCAATCTCTTGATAGATGGCCGTTATACGCTGTTTAACCCGCTCGACACTGTGTCGCTGCACGTAGGCCAGGGCTCGCTCCGCCAGCCGCTGCTGCAGGTCCACATGTTCAAGGAGATGGATCGTCTTCTCCGCCAGCAGGGCGGGATTGGCCGGCTCGATGAAGAGCACCTCCGCCCCATCCTTCAGCGCATCCGCCATTCCGCCCACTTGCGTGGTGA
This genomic window from bacterium contains:
- the tig gene encoding trigger factor is translated as MDYQIQREENWHHVISVHVPPEQVKPELDAKYAELKNIRLEGFRKGRVPTHLVKKMYGKQVEADVFRPFISEAYQTIFKENEFDLLDSPELVNLHFDEQQGLTFEFQFDVRPVIPAPDYQGLSVDRYIFSVSEDDVAQTLEVMRRQNAMVYNVEGEAQAGHFVIADLQELDVSGVPILGQRLEDRVLELKDGEEITAQLVGIKAGEERRVQLTMEKPVESQLLQMQTPQVQQVYYSVAVKEIKERRLPELDDEFAKDMGEFENLQALKKAVLDRLNNQAQS